The segment CCCGGTCGTGCCGAGCGACGATGGCGGCGATCCCGTCCGGTCGCCGGCCTGAGCGCGCAACGAGTTCCCCATGGAAGCCAAGGTCGCGCCCGGGCTGCTGTTGTCGATGCCACATCTTCTGGACCCCAACTTCACGCGGGCGGTGGTCCTCATGGTCGAACATTCCGAGGAGGGATCGTTCGGCCTCGTCGTCAACCAGCCGAGCGACCTGGCGGTCGCCGAGCTGCTCGAGCAGCTCGACATCGACTGGCGCGGCGCCGACGACGCCGTCGTGTGGAGCGGCGGCCCGGTCACGCCGTCGACCGGCTGGGTGTTGCACGAGCCGATCGCCGGGCTCGTGCCCGACGAGGACGGGTCGATGGTCGACGTCGCGCCGGGCATCGTGCTGTCGACGTCGCCCGAGATCCTGCGCGACATCGCCGCCGCGCCGCCGCGCCGCGTCCGCTTCCTGCTGGGCTACGCGGGCTGGGGGCCCGGCCAGCTCGCGCACGAGATGGTCCGCGGCTCCTGGCTGCACGCGGCGCCGTCGCCGGAGATCATCTTCGACACCCCGGCCGACGAGATGTGGGAGCGCGCCGTCCGCTCGGTCGGCGTGGACCCCGAGGCGCTCATCCCCGGCCAGGGCGTCCATTGACGCGGCCGACGGTGCGCGGCGCGGGCGTGACCTGCCCGCCGGCCGTGCGGTAGTCTACGGTGGTGGTCCCGGACGCCGACAACGGCTTCGAGCGGCGGGGCGGCTTGCGAGCAGCCGCGTCCCTGAAAGTCACCTACACGTCGGTCGACGAACTCGTCGAGGCCTACACCGAGGACATCAGCCGCGGCGGCCTGTTCGTCCGTACGACCGAGCTGTTGCCGATCGGCGAGGTCGTGCGCGTCCAGGTCGAGATGCCCGATGGCGGCCCGGTGTACGCCGGGTTCGCGCGCGTCGCGCACACGATCGGACGCGAGGCGGTTGCGGCGGGCCGGTCGCCGGGCATGGGGCTCGAGTTCCTCGACGCCGGCGAGGCGCCGCTGGCCAACGAGATCGCCCGCCACCTGGCGGCCACCGGCCACGACGAGCCGGTCCCCCCGGCCCCGGCGGGCGTGAGCGGGCGCATCCTCGTCGTCGACAATGACGACGCTGCGCGCGAACTCGCCGCCGGCGTGATCCGCGACGCCGGCCACACGGTCGCGGTCGCGCGAAACGGCATGGACGCCATCCGCAAGGCGCTCGACGACCCGCCGGATCTGATCGTCACCGACGTCGACATGCCGGCGCTCGACGGCTGGCAGTTCCTCCGATTGCTGCGCGCACGCCCGGAGCTCGAACACGTACCGGTGATCGTACTCGCGGGCCGCCTCACGGACGACGAACGCCTGCGCGGCTATCAGAACGGCGTCAACGACTACGTCACCGTCCCGTACGCGGACGACGAACTCGCGCTCCACGTCCAACGAGCGCTCGAGCGCGCGCGCGCGTATCCCAACCGCACCGCCGCGCTCACCGGCTACATCGCGCACGTGTCCATCGCTCGCCTGCTGACGTTGCTGTCGTCGGAGCAGCGCGAGGGGCGGTTGTACGTGTCCGACCGCAAGCGCGTGGCGACCGCCTACCTGCGCGACGGCCAGGTCGTCCGCGTGGACGTTCCGGAGGACCAGGAGCACCTCGACGGCGCCGGTCGACTGCTGTGGCTGCTGGACTGGATCGACGGCCGCTTCGAGTTCATCCCGGCCGCCGTGTCCGATCCCGACAGCGTGGGCCTGTCGACGCCCCAGGCGCTGCTGCGCCACGCGCGCGCCGACGCCGAGCCGCCGACCGGGCCGTGACACAGCGCACCGCGCCCGCCGACGCCGAGCCGCCGACCGGGCCGTGACACGGCGCACCGCGCCCGCGGGTCACAGCCCCAGCTGTCTGGCGATGATGAGC is part of the Deltaproteobacteria bacterium genome and harbors:
- a CDS encoding YqgE/AlgH family protein; the protein is MEAKVAPGLLLSMPHLLDPNFTRAVVLMVEHSEEGSFGLVVNQPSDLAVAELLEQLDIDWRGADDAVVWSGGPVTPSTGWVLHEPIAGLVPDEDGSMVDVAPGIVLSTSPEILRDIAAAPPRRVRFLLGYAGWGPGQLAHEMVRGSWLHAAPSPEIIFDTPADEMWERAVRSVGVDPEALIPGQGVH
- a CDS encoding response regulator, with translation MVVPDADNGFERRGGLRAAASLKVTYTSVDELVEAYTEDISRGGLFVRTTELLPIGEVVRVQVEMPDGGPVYAGFARVAHTIGREAVAAGRSPGMGLEFLDAGEAPLANEIARHLAATGHDEPVPPAPAGVSGRILVVDNDDAARELAAGVIRDAGHTVAVARNGMDAIRKALDDPPDLIVTDVDMPALDGWQFLRLLRARPELEHVPVIVLAGRLTDDERLRGYQNGVNDYVTVPYADDELALHVQRALERARAYPNRTAALTGYIAHVSIARLLTLLSSEQREGRLYVSDRKRVATAYLRDGQVVRVDVPEDQEHLDGAGRLLWLLDWIDGRFEFIPAAVSDPDSVGLSTPQALLRHARADAEPPTGP